TAGTAGACATGTGTGTCTGACTCATTTAATAAATGTGTACTGTTCATATTATTGTAAAATCTAATGGGTTACCAACAAGACATTAAATAAGAGGGAAGTTCCTTATAGAGATATTTCAAAATGGAGTCTCCTTTAAACAAAattcttttcaaaatgtgtcttGATCACAAGTTTGATGAGCTGTGGAAATATGAAAGAAACCGAATATGAAGAGGATGAATATGAAAAGTTAGTTCAATAGGATTCCAAGACCGTCTAGCACAGTAATTCGTGATAATTACTAGGAAGATGGAATACAATATTCTTTTCAACATGTGTGTTGATCATAAACCCATATGCCCCAAACTTGTTTAAACAACTAAACCCATATTGGATCTTAAACTCAAATAAAAGCATACCCAACTACTCAAATTGTTAAATAATTAAGTAATGAAAAAGGCCAATAATTAAAATCCATTACAAATTTCTAACAAttgttttttgtattattatCGTCTTTTTTATAGAAATGTTTACCATAAGAGACAATCCATATATTAAGTAATTTTTGgtggtaattttttttttcaccatCAATCATGAGACACCGGCCTTCCCTCTTCCTCCCCCTTCGAAACCATATCGCGTGCAGTCTATTTTAGTGTTTCTAATTGGAACCGTTAATTGACTGCACATTAAATACTCTATGCCTCACGAATAAATGCTCAGGAGGATGAATCGTCGGTTCTCCCCACACATATAGGCTTGTCTATTTGGACACTTTTGGTGCCCTAGACACCTCGTCTAGGCATTGAAATCAAGGGGCTCTGAGTGGGATGTCGGGCACAAAGTTTAAGGGGTCTACAAGCCTCGTCTAGGCCTAGACGAGGCGTCTAGCAGGTAGGTGTTTTTTTAGTTGAAAAATGGGTGTTTTGGTGGGGTAATTTGATTGTTTTTGGAggatgatgttttttttttttagtgaaaAAAGGTGTGTTTTGGTGGGGTAATTTGAGTTGTttttaaagttttattttttgtataaaaatattttaccATTTTCAAGATGGGCCCTTTAAAAATATTCTATGGTTTAAATAttacattgtttttaacattttactttttcAAATATTACCATaccattaaaatattatattgttTAAATGTTATACTGTTTTCATCATTTTAATAACTGAATTcaaattaaatattatttaacattttGAAAATTATATTGTTTCAGTATTATATTTCATAGTTTAGGTTTTATCATTTATTACCAAATATCGATTTAAGACAAACAATCATTAAGTAACCGAATAACTGAAAACAAAGTtaaatatgacatatataagataagtttgtacatccatAACAAAATATAAACTACAACTGAATACTAAATACCAAAATATGTACATGCCGCTGGTCTATGCCTCCGGGTCGGAATCTTGATATGGCTGCTGCTGTTGACGTGGTGCTCGAGGTGGTGGGAACGGTATGGTAGGTAACCCCTTTCTCTCTCGTCTATCTTGTGCCTCCCGAACTAACCAACCCACCAAATCCATAAACCTGTCAACGTCGGCTCGTAAACGCGGATCTTCTACAGCTCCCGGGGCATGACTTGGAATAATGTGTCGTGGAATCGCTGCTCCGTCTAAATCCACTGGAGGGTCCTGCATGACCGCTGCAGGATCTGGCGAAGGAGTTGCTATGGTGCACATGGGTGGTGGACAATTAGCCTCGCGGCATCCGAATCCAGTATTAGGGTTTCAAGGCGGCTCAGACATTGATCGTTGGAGAAGACAAAATAGTGAAGGTTTTCGACTTTGTTTGATACGTTtttggtggcagtggtggtttcCCTTGAACCCTTCTTTTTGCTTGATCAGGTATTAAGGTTGCGTTCTAGGCGAAAGTGGTTGTCAAAAATTGTggtggttgtttagttttacaaAGAAGATCCAAAATGTAGGCGTTCATCATTTATCTCATGAAAATTTTGTTGCAGCAGTAATTTGAAATGTGAGTTGCCAAAATAATGGAATCGGTGGGTGTTGGGTGGTGGTGGACGAGAGAAAGGGgaatatatattatatagtttTTAAATTAGCTTGGTAAAAAGACTAAGCTACCCATATCTACCAGACTTATCTACTTACCTTACTTACCCTAAACCTTTAACagagttagtgctaaaggacagATGGTGCAAGGTTTTTAATAGTTAAAGGATGATTCTTGTAATTTCAATAGGTAAAAGACATTCACTCACTGGAATTTGGTAGAAAGATAAAAAGGACAAAAAGTTGTAATTTACCCTCTTATCTATTTTAATGCTTTATAAATTAATCCATACCTATTTTGGTTATATTTTGTTTGGTTACAATTATCTTAAAATATGACCAAATACTAGTACCAACATCTCACTCGAACTTCAAATGAGCATATAGACCTATTCATCTAAAACAAAATTAATTGTAAAAGGTTATATTTTATTACTTATAAACCAGATGTGAGAATTTTTGACACAAAAATTATTAGGTTTTGGTTGGACAAGTTAACATGTTTTGTAAACAAATCATGTTTTTGGTTGGGTTGGCGTGTATACATATATTTAAGATGTATTTTCCTATATACTAAATGTGTGTAAAACATAATTTTACAAAACGGTCTGGAGCATGATGAAGTTGAATCCGATGATGATGGTAACCGCATATATGAATTTGGATTGCACTAATATTCGTAGGGATGCCAAAGTCGTAATGGTAGATAATTATTTTGGGGTTTTAGTGTGTTAAAGTTGAATTTGGTTTGATCTAATCTTCTTGGTCAAGCTTAATTGTTTTCTAGGGGTGGTGATATTGTTAGATGATGCGTTTGTTAGTAGAAACACCATTCAGTTGTGTTTGGATGAAGGCCCTCATGATAAATATAGGTGGCATGTCACTCATTTCTAatcctcatgaccaccatgatcCTTCACATAGGTTGCATGTCACTCATCTTTAATCCATCATCTAAATCTACTACGCTAAGGGTGTGGTGATGACTCACATGGTTACccctttattttttaatttaattttgtcTCAAAATCATCAAATGGGAGGGCCGTGGTAAACGTGGTTCATTCCACACGTAGTGGCGGACCCAAAATTTTTTCCATGGGGTGcagaatatttttaaaaattttaggcccctaggtatataagtaaaaaatcggttcgtatagGGTCGGTTCGGGTCGTGTTGAATAGGgccgggtcatgtaaaacaaaagaacatcaaactaaatttatataatcattaaaacacatcaaaccttgttacaaacataattaaaacgtcgccCCACAGGTTTTCAGGTTTCTCcggtgaaaattttcaaggggtccTTACCGAATGAGAACAAAGCCTTGGTTCGCGTGTCATGGGGGTGGCCGGATTTCTGGTTTCTCCggcgaaaattttcaaggggtgtggACGAAAAATTGCTAAGGGGAGCGAACGAAAATTTTAAGGGTtacggacgggattttcgacggataataccactaattttttttttcaggggtgcgcccgcccaccttgggctggGTGTATGTCCACCCATGTCCACGCGAACCACCATCAATCAAGGAGGGGGTGTATCATATGATTAATGGTCCTATGTGGCAAATAATGTCCCAACCCATGCCCCCGCACCCATAGCCTAATTATGAATGTTTGACTTTACCTGACCAAATAGTCAAACTTGAAAATTACTTGTGCTTTGAAAAGTAATAAAACTGTGTAATTGGTTAACACATGTTCTGACCCAACAAGCCAATCTACATAAAATGAACATTGTACAAGTTCTTAAAAACCGGATCATTCTAGTGGTATGGAAAACGAGCCGATCCAATGTTGATCCCATACATAAGCAAGGGCAAAACCATAATCAAACTGGATATCCATGCATATATTAAGATGCTGACCCTTTAAACATAAGGTTAAAAACATAAGGTTAACTTTCTAAGGTCAAACCAAAGGACCAACAGATCCTTCCCTTCCTCATCCAACACAAGAATACAATGCAAAAAAGACAACAAACGGCATATAAAAGAGATGTCAATAACATTTATGTTCGCCTAAACCGCAGGTTCGGAAACAAAGTCTTTAAACCATGACAGCAGGTTCGGAAACAAAGTGTTTAAACCATGACATACGGCGGTTCTCATAAAAAGTTCTAATAAACTACTGTAGGAGATTAGCATTAAAGCATTCATGTGGGAAGTACCACATGTTGGTAATCAAACACCTGCCTTTAATTTTACTTTGATCACTATCCTTCAAACCAAGCCTTTCATTTCGCATCTGACGTTTGGCCCAAGTGTCAGGATTAACAGCAGCACTACTTTTCCAATCACCCACAAAGAATGCATTTTCCACTGTCGGCTTTTCTATCCGCATGCATTCCATTTGTTCAAAATCCATTTCATAAGCCTCGTACACATCTCGTGCAATACAACTCACCACATAGAGAGTTTTGCCCGAGTTTACAAACTCCGGGCGTAAGAGTCCCCGTTCTGGGAAATTCTTCATTCCAAGTAGCGTCAAACTGGGCATTGCATTGAGTCTCACTTCATATAAATGACAACTGCTGCTAATTGTATACATCTTTCCATTGAAAGAATGTATATCAAGGATGGGGAAAGGTAAGGAAAGAAAACGCCAGGTGGCTTGTTTACCAGATACAGAATATAATACTGTTTTGGTGAACTTTTGTGAGATCACAAGAACCCACTGGGATCTGGAGGGTGAAAAGACAAGGATACCCCTGAAGATTGATGGATTTGTATCTACCTTATAGGATCTGGGAAAATTAGGGAAGTGAAGTTCACACTTGCTGAGGGGATTCACAAGCCAGAACTCACAGGTTATGCTCCGGAAGAAGATCAAGTAACCGCATGTTAGACCAACACAAGTACTGCCAGTAGAATGGGGaagaatggttttgaattttcttCCCTCAAAGTCCTCTAAATAGCACTCATTATTAGTGCTAGTAGAGAAAGATACTGACATGGGTCGTCTAGAACCCATAAACTTGTTTAGGTTAGCAAATGCTAGTGACCTCCAAGATTTGCAAACCCCGCTGAATGCCAAGAAATCTACGGGTCCAAGTTTCATCAAAATTGGTAAGAGCAGGTCGTGGTCAAGATTTGACCATGATGACAGACTACTGATGATAGAAGTCTTCAAACTCTTGCTGCTAGATGCATTACCATTCTGGTATCTATTCATATGCATTGTCTTTGCTGTTCCTACACTTGCAAAGTAAATCACATTAAATGAATGAAAAAACAAGAGATGCACATATGGTCATTTGATATAGGGAAGATAAACCGGTCTTGTTTTATAAATTATGATATTATGATTGCATATTTGTCAAGATGATATTGATCTAACACGATTGAAAATTTAAGATGGGATTGATATAAATGGCAAAAGTTATGCACTCACCAACCAAAAAGCAAAGAAACACTTTGAAGATTTATTGTAAACATCTTCATAAAAATCTTTCGACAACCCACCTTGAATATAACCATAACTGTAAATATATGGTTATAATAAGTTGCCTTGGTTAGCTCATAAAACTCTGTTTGCAAATATGAATTGATAATTTGGATATTGGTCTAAATCTGTAAAGTGAAAAATAAGGTAGCAACAAGTTAAGAGTTTCTATTTTCATAAATATTTTTCCCTGTAAGAACAACACTAAGGTTGTAACTATTTGAAGCTTACTAATTCCATGTATATATGTTTCCCTATGACAAAATTGTAAATCAACAgaaaataaaacattttttttctcTTTATTCTGCTATAATTTGCAGTTTACAGTGTATCCATAACACATAGAACTTCTAATCACCCCTTACCAGAAAGATGACAATATAAACCCCCTACTCAAGGTTGTTTGCAGCACATTACCCTATGTGAAATCAATTACAGATTTTCATGCAAGAATGAAACTGTTCATGGTTTACAAAAATAGGTAGGCGCCAGTCGAGCGGTGGGGCACCGATTAGCGATTAATATGACTGGAAttttatatgtgtgtatatagaCACACACGCAAACAAAActtaatatataactttttaaacTTATTAATCTATTGGAATTGATAGGGTTTGGAAAGAGTGAGAAGTAGGCAATCCTTCCCTCTATCTATCCCCAGGGATATAGAGACTGCTTTGAgagacacccccccccccccacccacccaaACCCAACACCGATAACAAACAGTTGACAAACAACCAAAACTAGATAATAAAGAAATAGATAGCTACCGGATAATACAAGAGGGGTGAAGGAGAAACATAGTAATATAAGAACAAATTAATATATAAAGTCACAAGACTACATATAAACATATGTGCAGAAGTACAATGACATGCAAGGAAGGAAATATAAGCCTCTACCACATAGCTAAGACCCAAATGTACCATTTCTTAAGAttccttaaccttaatcctatgTCTCTACAAACCCTTATCCTGGATAAAGTCCTCATAGAAGTGCGGCTCTAGCAAATCCTCCCTAATTGGATTGATAAGTATAGTTTTTCAAATACTTCAAAGATTTTGACTAATTTAAACCAAATTTGATCGATTTTGACTGTCTTTGACCGATTTGTAGTTTTAGGGGTCAATTAGATGAAATTGCATCTACAGCCCAGCAATTAGCAATTAACCGGCTCCTACAACCGATTTTACAGCACTAGAATTCTTAAAAGCGTTAACTCGTGATAGAGCACAAAAACTAATTTTTCAAACTTACCACGTGTAAAATCCAAATAATAATGTTGATTAACCAAATCAAACTGATTAGATCACACCGAATCAACTAAAAGCAAAAACTTAAAGCAGATTAGACTAGGTTAAACAAAATTTAGGCATAATAATCAAATTTGGGAATAAAATATCTGATATGTACACTGAAGTAAAAAAGAAGTTACATTGAATTTGTAACAATCAAACAAGATTTTGTAACCCTAAATCTGAGATGAAACAAGAGCAAAAGGTTTTAACTGAGAAATCTATGAAAGATAATTCAACAAGAAAAAAGGTAAACATTCAACAAAAAATGAGATGGAAGAACATATACCGGAAATTGCAATCACGTAACGTTGAAAATGTAGTGGTTGATTGAATAGCCGCGACAACAACAAATAACAATGAGGCAAATTAGGGACACACAAAGATAAGATACGAAATTGTATATAAAGGAAGGAACCTCCTCTACGTAAACCCTCAGGCCCAGCGGGCTACATATTGGACTATAACATGagcaaataaataacaaataatctaacacaccaccaccactaccatcaACAACAACTATAGTTATCGATAATGAATAGCGacaaggtacctatatgctacgtagcgatagcgatgaaGTAGCACCTTAGAACACAGAGAACATAGTGAGAATACAGTGGGTTTGTGTGAGTGTTATCTTGTCTTATCCTTTGCAAACAAACTCTTGAGGTTGTGTCTAATAGCAAGGATAAGGTTACTAGATCCTCCtctagggacctacaagtggtatcagagcctaggcactcatccttgttaaaaccgagccTAGTGTCGTGTTTTTCGCACAAAATCATTGAAGGTTTGGTAACTTTGTATGT
This is a stretch of genomic DNA from Helianthus annuus cultivar XRQ/B chromosome 16, HanXRQr2.0-SUNRISE, whole genome shotgun sequence. It encodes these proteins:
- the LOC110917795 gene encoding uncharacterized protein LOC110917795, with amino-acid sequence MHMNRYQNGNASSSKSLKTSIISSLSSWSNLDHDLLLPILMKLGPVDFLAFSGVCKSWRSLAFANLNKFMGSRRPMSVSFSTSTNNECYLEDFEGRKFKTILPHSTGSTCVGLTCGYLIFFRSITCEFWLVNPLSKCELHFPNFPRSYKVDTNPSIFRGILVFSPSRSQWVLVISQKFTKTVLYSVSGKQATWRFLSLPFPILDIHSFNGKMYTISSSCHLYEVRLNAMPSLTLLGMKNFPERGLLRPEFVNSGKTLYVVSCIARDVYEAYEMDFEQMECMRIEKPTVENAFFVGDWKSSAAVNPDTWAKRQMRNERLGLKDSDQSKIKGRCLITNMWYFPHECFNANLLQ